A genomic window from Scomber scombrus chromosome 18, fScoSco1.1, whole genome shotgun sequence includes:
- the dexi gene encoding dexamethasone-induced protein homolog, giving the protein MTNPIYAQLDSVESLLDKLPYMFYLGLFFVNVLILYYAFLMEYIVLNVGIVFLPEDMDQALVDLGVLSDPASAPYDTDTELDVFEGYLE; this is encoded by the coding sequence ATGACAAACCCAATTTATGCCCAGCTAGATTCGGTCGAATCGCTTTTGGACAAGCTCCCATATATGTTTTATCTGGGCCTGTTCTTTGTGAACGTCCTGATCCTCTACTATGCCTTTCTGATGGAGTACATCGTCCTGAATGTGGGGATAGTGTTTCTGCCTGAGGACATGGACCAGGCGTTGGTGGACCTCGGGGTGCTGTCCGACCCGGCCTCTGCCCCCTACGACACGGACACGGAGTTAGATGTGTTTGAGGGGTATCTTGAGTGA